A region of Etheostoma cragini isolate CJK2018 chromosome 2, CSU_Ecrag_1.0, whole genome shotgun sequence DNA encodes the following proteins:
- the crtac1a gene encoding cartilage acidic protein 1a, translating into MWGSGLLLLLFGLCHQSQAQGSEPMLQVVTQTILPPDSLHNPTQLNYGMAVTDVDGDGDLEVVVAGYNGPNLVLKYNHTLNRLVNIAVDDSNSPYYALRDRAGNAIGVTACDVDGDGREEIYFLNTNNAYSGRATYSDKLFKFRNGRFEDLLGDANNVLRGVANGMAGRSVACVDRKGTGRYSVYVANYASGNIGPHALLEMDEAASDITKGIIALSDVAAEAGVNKFTGGRGVVVGPILSQSRSDVFCDNENGPNFLFRNNGDGTFVDVARQAGVEDRNQHGRGVALADFNGDGKTDIVYGNWNGPHRLFLQGSDSKFRNIATGGFSAPSPIRTVIAADFDNDKELEVFFNNIAYRSSAPNRLFRVSRRADADPLIQELNVGDAAEPQGRGTGGTVTDFDGDGQLDLLLAHGESAQQPISVFKVTQGSSNNWLRVIPRTRFGSFARGAKVTAFTGHSGAHTRIIDGGSGYLCEMEPVAHFGLGTDEVTVLEVSWPDGSSITRTLQPGEMNSVVEVTYPIEGEVSLLANDTQCGKGFSVKNGRCAGL; encoded by the exons ATGTGGGGTTCAGGTCTGTTGCTCCTTTTGTTTGGACTCTGCCATCAGTCCCAGGCCCAGGGCTCGGAGCCCATGCTTCAGGTTGTAACACAGACAATACTTCCTCCTGACAGTCTGCACAATCCCACGCAACTCAACTATGGAATGGCAGTTACCGACGTGGATGGTGACGGAGACCTTGAAGTGGTTGTGGCAGG GTACAATGGGCCCAACCTGGTGCTGAAGTACAATCACACTCTAAACAGGCTGGTAAACATTGCTGTTGATGACAGCAACTCTCCATACTACGCCCTGAGGGACCGAGCAGGAAATGCTATTGGAGTGACTGCCTGTGATGTGGATGGAGATGGACGGGAGGAGATCTACTTCCTCAACACAAACAATGCCTACTCTG gacGGGCAACTTATTCAGACAAGCTGTTCAAGTTTCGGAATGGCCGCTTTGAAGATCTTCTGGGGGACGCGAACAATGTGCTTCGTGGTGTCGCTAATGGCATGGCAGGACGTTCGGTTGCATGTGTTGACCGAAAG GGAACAGGCCGTTACTCAGTTTACGTGGCCAACTATGCCAGTGGCAACATCGGTCCCCACGCCCTCTTAGAGATGGATGAGGCCGCCAGTGACATCACCAAGGGCATCATCGCTCTGTCTGACGTGGCAGCCGAGGCCGGGGTCAACAAGTTCACAG GGGGGCGCGGTGTGGTGGTCGGACCAATCCTGAGCCAGTCAAGGTCTGACGTGTTCTGTGATAACGAGAACGGACCCAACTTTCTGTTCAGGAATAATGGGGACGGGACCTTTGTTGATGTGGCCAGACAGGCAG GTGTGGAGGATCGGAACCAGCATGGCAGAGGAGTGGCACTTGCTGACTTCAATGGCGACGGAAAGACGGACATCGTCTATGGCAACTGGAACGGCCCACACAGACTTTTCCTGCAGGGCAGCGACTCTAAATTCCGG AACATAGCCACCGGAGGATTTTCAGCTCCCTCACCTATTCGCACAGTTATCGCTGCCGACTTTGACAACGACAAGGAGCTTGAAGTGTTTTTCAACAATATTGCTTATAGAAGTAGCGCCCCTAACAGGCTGTTCAG ggTGTCAAGGAGAGCTGATGCAGACCCTTTGATCCAGGAGCTTAATGTGGGAGACGCTGCAGAGCCGCAGGGGCGAGGAACAG GAGGCACTGTGACAGATTTCGATGGGGACGGACAGCTGGACCTGCTGCTGGCACATGGAGAGAGTGCCCAGCAGCCAATCTCTGTCTTCAAAGTTACACag GGCTCATCCAACAACTGGCTGCGGGTCATCCCTCGCACCAGGTTTGGATCTTTCGCCCGGGGAGCCAAGGTGACAGCCTTCACCGGTCACAGTggagcacacacacgcatcatCGACGGAGGCTCAGGGTACCTGTGTGAGATGGAGCCTGTCGCACACTTTGGTTTAG GTACCGATGAGGTGACCGTGCTCGAGGTCTCCTGGCCAGACGGCAGCTCCATCACTCGAACCCTTCAGCCTGGTGAAATGAACTCAGTGGTGGAAGTAACCTATCCCATAGAAGGGGAAGTGTCTCTGCTTGCCAATGACACACAG TGTGGTAAAGGCTTTTCTGTTAAGAATGGCCGCTGTGCAG GTCTGTGA